In Pseudoalteromonas tetraodonis, the genomic window TAAGAATATTTGGCCGTCTTTTACATGATGCTAACCTTTGGCATTTAAATAGACGTTCGGCACGAGGTGCTTTTGCTGTTGGGCTTTTTTTTGCTTTCATCCCTGTTCCTTTTCAAATGGTGCTCGCGGCTGCCGCAGCGATAATTTTGAGAGTTAATTTACCCATTTCTGTTGCGCTAGTATGGATCACTAATCCACTGACTATGCCGCCAATTTTTTACGGCTCCTACCTTGTTGGTACATTAGTACTTAATCAACCAGAACAACACTTTGCGTTCGAAGCCAGTTGGGCATGGTTTATAGAAAGCTTAACGACAATTGGCCCTGCATTCTTAGTCGGTTCTTTGGTATGCGCCTCTATCGCCAGTGTTATTGGCTACTTTGGAATAGATCTAATGTGGCGCCGCTCTGTAAGGCGGGCATGGGGAATGAGAAATAATTAGCCTCTCTTCCTTTAAATGCTTACATTACTATAGACAAAAAAAACCCAACTTAACAAGTTGGGTTTTTTAGTCGTTCTGTTTAACGATTTAAGCTCATTTAAAATCTAAATACACGTCTTAAACCAACAAGTGGTAGTAATAATAAACCAAGCCAAGAAAAGCTCGCAGAACTGCGTTCGTAAAATTCAGCATCTGGGGCTTTACAATTCTCAACTTCACCATTAGGGATAGGCGAAAGTTTTACCGCAACGGCTACACTTTCATATTCAATATTACCATTTACATCGGTAACAACTCCGCCCAATGAATTTCGTTTTTCAACTGTTTTAGTCGCAACACCAAATACTTCGTTGTTTTCATTAATCGATTTAGCTTCTACCATTTTATAGCTGAAACTGGTTTCACCATCACTGTCATAACAAGGCAGCAATTTATTTAGGTTAGTGATCTTGTCATCGCCAATTTTATAAATGAAGGCTTCTGAACGGCGGGTGTTCTCAGATTCACCAATTTCACCTTCACCAACAATGTAACCTTGATTATTAATGTCATTTGCATATGAGCTTGAGCTTATAAAGTAATCTTCAGGAAACACGGTCGTGTTTGTATTTATATCATGGTAAAAAAGTTTATTTCTTAGCGTGCCTTCTATTCGCTTGGTCGCATAACCTACAACAATATCGTTATCGTTGATAGCAAATGCTTTACCACTTTGCCAGTCATCTCTTTGTTCAATAAAATCAACCACTTCACCATCTTTAAAGTAAACTGGCATCGTTAAAATTGTGGAATCTCTATCAAAGTAACGGGTATTAGAAAAACCGGCCGCAACGCCATTTTTATTAACCGCTAATGCATTACTAATAAATGGGTTACTGTCTTCATCTTCTTTTGGTGTCAGCGCTAAACCTAACAATTCTGTTGAGGTTACATTATAGGCACTATCTAATGTCCACTTAACCGCTGTTTTATTAAATAAACCACGTGTGTTACGACTATTAATTGATTCAATACACGTCATTACAGGTTCATCAAGACCATCACAATTATCAGCAATTAAGGTTTGTCTCTCTGTAGGGATACTCACTGATACATTACCAACAACAACGTAACCCGTGTCAGTGGCAACAATATCAGACGCTTTACTCGTCCCACCATGTTCAGTAAATTCTGGAACAAGCGGCACTTCTACACCGCCTTCAGAAATTAAAATACCACGTTCTATAAACTCTCGGGTAAACCAAGTTTCTTCTTCAGTTTCACCATCTGGTGTAAAAGTGATTTTATCAAACGGTGCACTGCCCCAACCTACGGTCGTACCGTCCTGTGCAACAGCATTATAAAAATTGCTGGTCGATCGCGTTAACCCATCATAATCAACCGAAGCCACATCAAACAAAGATTGCTCTGTAATTACACCACTGTTGTAATTTGTAGCAACAATTGAGCTAATTTTTTGATATTCAAAGTTAGCAGATAAGTTTGACAAAAAACGAACCATAAAAGTATGCGCATCAGCATTGGTATAAATAGCGTCGTTGTTTTCGATGTCATCAAGTGTAAACGTAATTTCTTTGTCACTTAGTTCAAATGAATTTACTTCATTAGTATAAGCGTTCTTAATTAAACTATCGGTAAAATCAATATAACTAATATCAATTGGGATATTGTATAAGCCATTAGCAAGCCCAATGACATGTCCGTTTTCACTCACATCGGTAACATAAGTATGTTTTGCGTTTTCAAAGTTACCTAACTCCGTTAACGCATAGGTAGCACTTAATGCCGATGTACTCAGTGTTGCTAAAACACTGGCCGCGAGTAATTTATATTTCATTTTATTCCTTACTACTGATTCTTTAATTCTTCAAGTTCTTCCCAACGCTCAAAAGCGGCTTCAAGGTCAGACTCGAGTTGGGCTAAATGGTTCAATTCCTTAGCTGTTACATCACTGTCTTGCTTGAAAAAGTCTTCGTGACTTACTCGTTCTTGTTGTTTTTCAAGCTCAGCTTCAAGTTGTTCCATTTTATTAGGTAGTTGCTCTAGTTCAAGTTTTAATTTGTAAGAGAGTTTATTTGCTTTGTTATTACTTTTAACGGGTGCCGGCTCTGGTTTTTCAACCTTTTTAACTGGCTGCTGTTGCTGCTTCTTTTCTTGCTCTGCTAAATAGTTGGTATAGGCTTCATAATCGCTGTAGCCGCCAACGATATCTGTTACCTTGCCGTTACCCTCAAAGGCCCATACACTCGAACACGTATTATCAATAAACTCTCGGTCATGGCTAACAATCAGCACAGTACCTTGGTATTGATTGATGATATCTTCTAGTAGCTCTAACGTTTCTATGTCTAAGTCGTTGGTAGGCTCATCAAGTACCAATATATTTGATGGCTTTAAGAACAACTTAGCCAGAAGTAATCTATTTTTTTCACCACCTGAGAGCGCTTTTACGGGGGTGCGAGCACGTGCTGGCGGGAACAAAAAGTCTTGTAAATAACCTAATACATGACGAGAACGCCCGCCCATCATGACCTCTTGCTTACCCTCAGCTACGTTGTCCTGAACGGTCGCTTCTTCATTAAGCTTTTCACGGTACTGATCAAAATACGCAAACTCTAAATTAACACCTTGCTTTATTTCGCCACTGTCTGCTTTTAAATCTCCGAATAGAAGCTTTAATAAGGTCGTTTTACCAATACCGTTAGGGCCTACTAATCCAATACGATCACCACGCATAACCAAAGTAGAGAAGTCATCAGCAATGATTTTATCTTTAAATGCATGGTTTAAGTGTTTCGCTTCAAACACTAATTTACCTGAACGATCAGCCGTTTCAATATTGAAATCGGTTTTGCCTACTTGATCAACGCGTTTTTTACGCTCATTACGTAATTGTTTAAGCTCACGAACTCGCCCTTCGTTACGCGTACGACGCGCTTTAACACCTTGGCGGATCCACGCTTCTTCTTCTGCTAAACGCTTATCGAACAATGCATTTTGCGTTTCTTCCACTTTTAAATCATGCGCTTTTTGTTCTAAGTAAGTGGCATAATCACCTGGATAAGAAATTAGTTTACCGCGATCTAAATCTAAAATACGTGTTGCAACGGCGCGAATAAAAGCACGGTCATGCGATATAAATACAATCCCGCCTTTAAACTCTTTTAAAAATTGCTCTAACCACATTACACTTGTCATATCTAAGTGGTTGGTAGGCTCATCGAGTAATAATAAATCAGGCTCGCTCACTAGCGCACGCGCAAGTGCAACTTTACGTAACCAACCACCAGAAAGTGATTCTAGTTTTGCATCGGGGGTTAATTCTAGTTGGGTTAAAACCAGTTGAATACGGCTATCAAAACGCCAGCCATCAGCTGCTTCTAACTTATTTGATAAGCGCTCTAGTTTGTTGAGTAACTGATCAGTACAATCTGTTTGCAATTGTGTACTTACATGATGAAAATCAATCAGTAAGTTAGCAATTTCAGGCATACCTTGGGCAACATAATCAAATACAGTGCCGCTTGCCCCTTTAGGCGGATCTTGTTCTAAACGCGATATTTTTAAACTACCGACTTGGTTTATTTCGCCGTCATCGAGTATTACTTGGCCATCTAAGACTTTTAGAAGCGTTGATTTTCCTGCACCGTTACGCCCTACAATACACACACGTTCGCCGCTTTCTATAACCGCATCGGCATTATCTAATAATGGGTGCGTCCCGTAGGCTAATTGTGCTTTTGAAATTCTAATTAAATCCATAGTTAATCTTTACTCTTATTCTGCTTGCGCTAAAAACTGCTGCGCCTGAGGTGCAGTAAACGGCCAAAACAATTGCTGGCCTTGTTGATTTTTTAAAACCGGAATACTGATTTGATACTCTAAAATTAATGAGTCATCGCTCATAATATCAATAAGTTGTAATTCATCAGCTGATGAAAGTAACGGTTTTAACAGTTGCTCAGCTTGCTCACACAAGTGGCAACCGTCTGTGTGATATAAAACCCACTTAGCCATGTTTAATTAACCAGCTATTATGAATTTTTTTATTACGTTTAAAATCGGGAGATAAGGTTTTTTCTGAAATATTTTCCGCTTTTAAGCCTAAGCCCATTAACCCTACTTCGTCCATCACAAAGCCGCGTTTATTGTTAGAAAATATAAGCGTACCCGATGGGCTCAATATTTTTTTAACCCAAGTTAACAGCTTAATGTGATCATTTTGTACATCAAACGCATCTTTCATTCGCTTAGAGTTAGAAAATGTTGGAGGGTCTAAAAAGATCAAGTCGTATTGGCCTTGTGCATGCTCTAACCATTTTAAACAGTCTGCTTGCTCAAACCGATAACGCGTATTGCTAATATCGTTAAGCGCAAAGTTATCTTGCCCCCATTTTAGGTAGGTTTTAGATAAATCAACGGTAGTAATCGCTTTTGCACCGCCTAATGCAGCATGAACCGACGCTGTTCCCGTGTAGGCAAACAGATTTAAAAAGCGCTTATCTTTTGCATTTTCTTGAATGTAACGACGCGCAAGACGGTGATCTAAAAATAGTCCGGTGTCTAAGTAATCAAATAAGTTAACTTTAAACTTAGCACCAAACTCCTCTACCACCATGGTTCTGTTTTGCTTAGCCATCGGGGTATATTGTTCTTCACCTTTTTGCTTTTTACGTACTTTTACCGCAATGTTTTCAGGTGCAATATCCAGTTGTTGCGCTGTTAAGCTAATAACATCTTGCAAGCGTTTTTCTGAGGTTTTTTCATCAATTTCTTTTGGTGCTGCGTATTCAAAAATAACCGCTGAATCACCATAAATATCAACCGCAACGTTATATTCAGGAATATCTGCATCATACACGCGATAGGCGTGTACTTGATTTTGCTTAAGCCAATTTTTTAAGCCTTGCTTATTCTTTTTCAAGCGATTAGCAAAAGCCATTGAGCCTTCAAAGTTTAAAGCCGGTTTATCATCCGTGGTAAGACTCACTTGCTTGTCATCAAGTTGATACAAGTTTAATTCAACATCAAGTGGGCCATTTTTAAATTTATAACGTTTTTGCTTAACCAATTTAAGCAGTTTAAACAAGCTTTCATCCATGCCTAATAAAGCTAGTTTCCAGTGGTTGAAGTGTTTTTTAAAGCCAACACCTAAACTGCGATGTAAGTTAACCAGCTCAGCCATAGAGCCAATTCGCTCACCATAAGGTAAATTAGAAATAACAACACCCGGCAATTTAGCAACCGCAGTCAATTTAGTTGCATCGCTTTGTTTAAACTTAATTACCGTATCAAGTTCTGCGCGCTGCGCATTGGCAATGGCTTTATCAAGGACATTTGCGTCGTAATCATGGCCAATCAACCACAATTTAGGGTCGGTAATATTTGCTAAAAGCTGCTCTTTTAGTTCTTTAAATTTTGCCACTCTAAAGCTAGGTAAACGTTCAAACGCAAAGCCTTCACGAAATAGACCTGGCGCTTCATTACGCGCCATTCCAGCGGCTTCAATTAAAATAGTACCAGCACCACAACAGGGATCAAATAAAGGCTGGTTAACATTTTCAAGCCAGCCACTGCGTTTAATAATTGCTGCAGCTAAATGTTCTTTAATTGGTGCTTTACCTTGACCTTGACGGTAACCACGCTCTGATAAACGCGGGCCTGAATAATCAATATAAAGTGAAACACCATGGCGATTTAAACGTGCAACCACTCGTACATTCGCATCTTGCTTATCAACATTTGGGCGCTGTTCATACAGATCATTAAAATAATCAACAATCGCATCTTTAATCACTAACCCTGAAAACTGGGTATTTTTAAGCGAGTCGTTTGTGCCATTAAAGTCAACAGCAAAGGTTTGCGTAGGCCCAAACCACTCTTGCCAAGGTTGTAAGCGTGCAAATTTATACAAGCTGTCTTTGTCATTTACGCCTTCTTTTTCTTCAATAAGCATAAGTACACGCGTAGCAAAGCGTGTTGATAAACACACCTTTTGCGCTAGCAATGAGTCAGCCTCAAAGCGAACAGAACCCACAGTTTGTTTTGACACCGTAGCGCCAAGCTCTGTAAGTTCATCAACCAATAAATTTTCGATTCCGATAGAAGTAAGTGCGATAAATTGCAAAGTAAAAACCCTTAATAGCTAATTGCGCGGGATTATAACATAGGTTTGCGTACAAATACGCCATAAACACGGTGGGAAAACTAAATTAGATTAAGCGGTTTGACTATCGTACTGTGAGATAATAAGCGGGTGAACACGGTTGTTTAATACGCGGATCACTTCAAACTGTGAGAGTGATAAATTATCGTCAAGCGCAAAGGTTTCGCTTAAATTAATACACACAGAAGCATCAGGGCAATGCTCCACAATTAAAAACTCGCCAGTTTGAGATTCAGAGCTCAAGTTGATAACGGCTTCAGTACTAGGTGTTGTACCCGTGTAAGTTTTAAAAAACCAACTTTTAGCTAAAACGGGCTTTAATTGAAACTTAACCGCGGTGGCATTGAGCGCTATTTGACATAATTGCGCAGGATTCCATAAGTTAAACTGC contains:
- a CDS encoding DUF3466 family protein yields the protein MKYKLLAASVLATLSTSALSATYALTELGNFENAKHTYVTDVSENGHVIGLANGLYNIPIDISYIDFTDSLIKNAYTNEVNSFELSDKEITFTLDDIENNDAIYTNADAHTFMVRFLSNLSANFEYQKISSIVATNYNSGVITEQSLFDVASVDYDGLTRSTSNFYNAVAQDGTTVGWGSAPFDKITFTPDGETEEETWFTREFIERGILISEGGVEVPLVPEFTEHGGTSKASDIVATDTGYVVVGNVSVSIPTERQTLIADNCDGLDEPVMTCIESINSRNTRGLFNKTAVKWTLDSAYNVTSTELLGLALTPKEDEDSNPFISNALAVNKNGVAAGFSNTRYFDRDSTILTMPVYFKDGEVVDFIEQRDDWQSGKAFAINDNDIVVGYATKRIEGTLRNKLFYHDINTNTTVFPEDYFISSSSYANDINNQGYIVGEGEIGESENTRRSEAFIYKIGDDKITNLNKLLPCYDSDGETSFSYKMVEAKSINENNEVFGVATKTVEKRNSLGGVVTDVNGNIEYESVAVAVKLSPIPNGEVENCKAPDAEFYERSSASFSWLGLLLLPLVGLRRVFRF
- the uup gene encoding ATP-binding cassette ATPase Uup, with the protein product MDLIRISKAQLAYGTHPLLDNADAVIESGERVCIVGRNGAGKSTLLKVLDGQVILDDGEINQVGSLKISRLEQDPPKGASGTVFDYVAQGMPEIANLLIDFHHVSTQLQTDCTDQLLNKLERLSNKLEAADGWRFDSRIQLVLTQLELTPDAKLESLSGGWLRKVALARALVSEPDLLLLDEPTNHLDMTSVMWLEQFLKEFKGGIVFISHDRAFIRAVATRILDLDRGKLISYPGDYATYLEQKAHDLKVEETQNALFDKRLAEEEAWIRQGVKARRTRNEGRVRELKQLRNERKKRVDQVGKTDFNIETADRSGKLVFEAKHLNHAFKDKIIADDFSTLVMRGDRIGLVGPNGIGKTTLLKLLFGDLKADSGEIKQGVNLEFAYFDQYREKLNEEATVQDNVAEGKQEVMMGGRSRHVLGYLQDFLFPPARARTPVKALSGGEKNRLLLAKLFLKPSNILVLDEPTNDLDIETLELLEDIINQYQGTVLIVSHDREFIDNTCSSVWAFEGNGKVTDIVGGYSDYEAYTNYLAEQEKKQQQQPVKKVEKPEPAPVKSNNKANKLSYKLKLELEQLPNKMEQLEAELEKQQERVSHEDFFKQDSDVTAKELNHLAQLESDLEAAFERWEELEELKNQ
- a CDS encoding DUF2062 domain-containing protein yields the protein MAKKTIQRFLPDPNKIRHHKSLRIFGRLLHDANLWHLNRRSARGAFAVGLFFAFIPVPFQMVLAAAAAIILRVNLPISVALVWITNPLTMPPIFYGSYLVGTLVLNQPEQHFAFEASWAWFIESLTTIGPAFLVGSLVCASIASVIGYFGIDLMWRRSVRRAWGMRNN
- a CDS encoding cell division protein ZapC, whose amino-acid sequence is MLQASKQWQWIACAEKNRLLLDLNDDMQLCTPYKLRQLTDCTFKNPYFSLEDAAFYEQVYYYLEQFNLWNPAQLCQIALNATAVKFQLKPVLAKSWFFKTYTGTTPSTEAVINLSSESQTGEFLIVEHCPDASVCINLSETFALDDNLSLSQFEVIRVLNNRVHPLIISQYDSQTA
- the rlmKL gene encoding bifunctional 23S rRNA (guanine(2069)-N(7))-methyltransferase RlmK/23S rRNA (guanine(2445)-N(2))-methyltransferase RlmL → MQFIALTSIGIENLLVDELTELGATVSKQTVGSVRFEADSLLAQKVCLSTRFATRVLMLIEEKEGVNDKDSLYKFARLQPWQEWFGPTQTFAVDFNGTNDSLKNTQFSGLVIKDAIVDYFNDLYEQRPNVDKQDANVRVVARLNRHGVSLYIDYSGPRLSERGYRQGQGKAPIKEHLAAAIIKRSGWLENVNQPLFDPCCGAGTILIEAAGMARNEAPGLFREGFAFERLPSFRVAKFKELKEQLLANITDPKLWLIGHDYDANVLDKAIANAQRAELDTVIKFKQSDATKLTAVAKLPGVVISNLPYGERIGSMAELVNLHRSLGVGFKKHFNHWKLALLGMDESLFKLLKLVKQKRYKFKNGPLDVELNLYQLDDKQVSLTTDDKPALNFEGSMAFANRLKKNKQGLKNWLKQNQVHAYRVYDADIPEYNVAVDIYGDSAVIFEYAAPKEIDEKTSEKRLQDVISLTAQQLDIAPENIAVKVRKKQKGEEQYTPMAKQNRTMVVEEFGAKFKVNLFDYLDTGLFLDHRLARRYIQENAKDKRFLNLFAYTGTASVHAALGGAKAITTVDLSKTYLKWGQDNFALNDISNTRYRFEQADCLKWLEHAQGQYDLIFLDPPTFSNSKRMKDAFDVQNDHIKLLTWVKKILSPSGTLIFSNNKRGFVMDEVGLMGLGLKAENISEKTLSPDFKRNKKIHNSWLIKHG
- a CDS encoding glutaredoxin family protein, yielding MAKWVLYHTDGCHLCEQAEQLLKPLLSSADELQLIDIMSDDSLILEYQISIPVLKNQQGQQLFWPFTAPQAQQFLAQAE